GAATCTTTGGATTCTAAAGAATGTACAAGTTTTATCATACGATGTAATGCAATGTAGCAAGGTTAGTATATGCTGAAAATCATCTTACTCAAAGTCGATTGTCCTTTTGATCCCAACCATTGATCTTCCATTACCATTTATCATCTTGTTAGGAGATTCATGAACTTGGTCTTCTCTTTCTTCATCTGAAATTATACATTTGAAGGGTAGTTTTAGGAATAAAAAACGTTCATAATAATCTCAAACTACGTTGAAACCGCAAGTTTGATAACATCAATCCAGGAGCTAAAAACGGGTGATGATTCGTACAACACCACtttttagccatacaccactaaatGTGCTTTAAAATATTTTATTGTACAACATTTTAATGCATGTCTAGTGGTGTATGGTAAAAAATGGTCGTGTAAGGATCACCTGCCATTATTAAAAGTTTAGAAGAGGCATTGATACTTAAACataaatgttgttaatttggtaAATGATATTGTTTTGACTTTAACTTTGGTTTTGACTATGACTTTAAAAAAAAGTCAAAAGTGTACCTGTGGGACATGTCAGAGAAAAATCAGTGAGGCGTTTAACACAATCCTTTAATGCTTGGAGCTCAGATTCTTTCTCCACAAGCTTGGAATTTGTGTGTTGCAATTCACACTCTAAGTCAACGATTTGACTTTCTTGTTGTTCAATTAGAAGATGGCATAGTTTCTGATTAAGTTCAGATGGCATTACACTCTTACAGTGGTTACTTTCATAATCAAGAACGACATGTGACTTGGCCAGATTTTCAGTTGAAGTTTCATTCTGTAGAtcatataaaaaaaatagaaaaaaagaaCATAAGAAGAATTAATTAAAGAAAGGCTAAAGTTACCTTCTTGAAGCTGCATaaacatatttatttaatttaacaaCATACTATAACGCAAAGGTGTGTTTGATAACCGAATGATTAAATGTTGAATGATTCATAATCTGAATAATTCTTAAAGGTTCAGAATGACAATAATCTATTTAATATCATTTTGAACAATTGATGTGAATAATGTAAAATGACCTTATTAACATTTGACATGAATAAAAACTACAATATAATTGGTTAACAAGTGTTTTTAATATAATTTAAAGAGAATATTACACAAAATTTAAGTGTTTAATGGTTAAGAGATAATTACAGCTCTGAATCCTTAAGCACTGAATGCTAAACCATTGAGCACCATGTGTCATTCAGAGGCTAGGAATAAACGCTCTGAATaatgaatggttcaacattcaacGTTTAACCATTCAGTTAAGAGGTAAATAAACGCACCCAAAGTCAAGTGAACAGTAGATGTTGCTGATGTATGCTATTTTGTCCTTTTCCTCTTTTTTTtgacaaataaaatatattaacCCGGCGCAACGCGAGCTTCCCAACTCGTTTTATACATAAGGTATTAAATATAAACAAGAAGCACCTGAAAGCAAGATGATGTTTGAGTAGCAGACAATTGAAGCTTTAAAAGTTCAGACTCGAGTTCGGCTTCTAACTGATCCATTTCCGCAACGTCTCGATGAGGATCTTCTGTGAGAATGCTACTTGCATATCCGCCTTCATCACTCATTAGCAGCAAACCGTGATCTTCAACAAAATCGCCGTTCTTAAAAGATGATTGACCAGATTTAATACCCGAACGCTTCACATTTGCAATTCGTTCAATTTTTGAATCACACAATGATTTCATTTTACAAATCTCGGATTTTAATTCTTGAACCATCTTAGCAGTCTCATCTACTGTTGTATTTAACTTATCAATTTCGGCTTTCCCGGTTGACATCATGTACATCATTCCAACTCCAACTCCATAACCGAAAGATGATTTGTCTACAAAAAAAAAGTTATATCAAAAAAAGTATTATGCATACAATAAACACAATAAcatcaacaaaacccaataccacgtaCAATAAAATTTTGTCTAATGTttgatatattatattaaaaaataCACTGTAACAGATTATTAGAACAAGAATTTACTTTAAATGTATAACAGATGTACCTTTTATATTACAAGAATCACATTTAGCAACAACATTTCTGCCAGTACGATTCTTTTTCGAATAAACAGCATATTTCTTCCTACTCTTActacgattattatcattattatggaggAGATGTTTAGCAAAATAGAGAGATCCTGCTATTGCTGAAACCAGTAAAACTTGCCACATTGTGTATTTGTGTGATGCTTATCAATATTAAAAATAGAAATATAATAGAAATTTGATTGAAGTTTCTGCAGTATAATCTTTCACCAATGAAGGtggtatacatatagttataccaaTGTATTAATCTTTGGAAACTATTTTATTTTAGGAAATAACTCATAATATACTCCTATAATTACTCATATAGACTCCTAATGATGTTGATTAATTTGCAATGAATCCTCCATTCACTCTACTTTCTTATATTCACTAAAAACTAAGAAAATAAAAACAATACCATCAATCTGATGATTTGTGAATACGTATTATAacatatacggagtaataattattgtGACATCCTGGATTTACTATTAAACAtgtttaacaacaacaacaacaaaacccaataccacataagtagtgtataggggaggtgagatgtagacaatccttcccctatccgaaaataaagacaagtcatttctccacccagagtgaaacactctcaaaagtagagaaagtcatccctctctctattcgacggatagagagattgcttccgagtggacctccggccaataaataGGAAAAAGTTTttgaaaaaataaaattgagacgccatgaaaatggtaaaatcaaatttccatgggttttaaatcctaccTGAAAATTTACTGTagactctaagagtcagtcaagtcggcaataaatcgacgcttgctgtcgactcaatacCTAGAGTCATACTATTAAACATGTTTAAGTTTTGTTAtattgaacaacaacaacaacaacaacaacaacaaaacccaataccacataagtggtgtatgagggaggtgagatgtagacaatcttttttctatccgagaataaagacaagtcatttctccacctagattgaaaacactctcaaaagtagggaAAGTCATCCctttctctattcgacggatagagagattgcttcctagtggacctccggccaataagtaggaaaaaatttctaaaaaaattaaattaaattaaaaataaaattgagacgccatgaaaatggtaaaatcaaatttccatgggttttatatcctgcctgaaatttaatttaggctctaagagtcagtcaagtcgccaataaatcgacgcttgctgtcgactcaataactagagccgtaaATTTAATTTTGTTATATTGAACTTAACGATAATTATAACAACAACAAAATATAACAAAGTCTTTCAAGATATATAGAAGCATGTAGAAGTATACTACATATGATCCAACTAGTGACTAACCTACTTGATCCGTTGGTCATATTTCTTAACTTTTAAGAatcgattttagaaagttaccatgCACACAGTAAAGATGAGGCTTCATGAATCACCTACTTCAAATCTAGTATAAAATACATAAAACCATTCTTACAATCAAGTCATCCCATTCTCATTATCATCTAATAGACATGTACACACTTAGTTGTAAAAGCTTCGAAAGCACAAGTAAGGAAGCTAGGGCTACAAGCATCATAAAATGTCATGATCTTTAGACATGATCGCAAAGTGAGTGTTGTCGCGTTATCTTATAAAACTCGGATATGTGCTATTATTGGGTTATTTGCTACCTGATTAGATACGAGTTATGTGCATTTATTACGAGACTTGCATTGCAtatgattttaaatatattatacatgtattaatgTCTTTTGAGCCATGGATCGAAATATGTTGGAATAATTATTGTAAGACATGCAGGTTGAATTCGATTACCCGGTGGAATGAAAATTATTGGGAATGTGGATAGAGGCTCGGAATTCGCTAATATATAGAGCTCAAATAATATTATTTTCATAGCTATCTGAAAACCTGAATGTTTGTGTGTAGTATCTTACACGAAAAACATACGACCCTCACTAAGCCTTTAGACTTACATATCTCATGTCATCCAAAGGAAATCGATCCAAGGTAGGGACTCTGAATTGATAAAATAAATAAAGTGAAGTGGAACCGACTTTACGACATTCGACATGTCGTAAGACAAATGATAATTTAGCTATTATTGTTATGTATTGAGTCAAATGTTACTTGAATTAAAATATATTCGTTTACTTCCGCCGTATATCTATGACTATTTGCGCGTTTTTATGAAGACCGGGAACCGGgtctttacaattataattataattataatcataattataattataatagcaCCTTCATCATTATAAATGTATCATAGAGTTGTCAAAGTTCTTTTAAACAAAGATATCCGTAGTCGAACAAAATTTTAAAGTATTTGAGTGTTTGGATTTACGTTTATACTGTGATCCATAAATAATACTCCATAACTACGAAATTAATAGTGTTTGACTATTTgccaaattatatataaaattaagttAATTATGATTGGGAGACTCAAAACGTGAAAATAAAAAAGCACTTCACCTCCTCGTATTGTAGCAAAATGTGATAATCACTTTTCCATTAATGTTATCAAATAATTTGATTTTAGATTTTTATGTTTAATAAACCTATTGATAGAGCTGATTTTAATTATTCAAAATGTATAATTAATTTTCAAAACGCGCTAACAAGCGATGTTTCTTAAGTCGCATACATACAATAGAAATTAGGAAAAGGTatatgaaaatgcattgaactttcaccaaattcctattgtatgcattcaacttttagaTCTCATGCATTCAACTTTTATATTTATGctattgtatgtatttaacctATTGTGTAACTTGTAGGTCAGCACACTTTCAAAATTACATCTTAAGATGCAGTTTGATAAAATTTCAGATGCCTAACCATAAAGGAACTCATGAAACCATACCTTTAACATCAGAAGAATCACATTTAGCAGACGCATTTTTTCCAATTCGCCTCTTCTTCAAACAAACAGCAAATTTCCTCCCATTTTTCATCTGATCATCACTAAGTTTCTTATCAGATCCCAATTTTCTTTCATTCTTTCCTTTAATTCCACCTTTCAATTTCTTCCCCAAAATCTTTGATTCATTAGAAGCACTAGAAAACCTAAAAATTGAAGCTTTATCATCAGCATCATCGATTTGTGCATTTTTTGAGGAATCATTTGTGGGTTTGTAATCATTTCTGTAGAGAAGTTGTTTGGCAAAATACCCAGATCCTGCAATTGTTGCAGCTAGCAAAAGTTGCCACATTGTGTGATCTTATTCAGGATTCAAGAAACTAGGGTTTTTTGATACAAATATCGGAATGTGTGGCTATtggaagaaaaaaagaaagaaaaaaagctgCAATTCACGTGCTTCCTGAGTTCCTCTTTGAAAAAGGTTGGGTTTTGGAGGGAGTTAGAAATTTCATTATTTTGAATTGGAAAGTGATTTGTACACCACCAAACATACATTATGATGttatactgtacaacactgtaaagcataatTGGTGGTGTATGACTAAAAAttagtggtgtacgaatcatcaTCTTTATCTTTTTGGATTTGGTAAACCTTCGTATCTTGAAGCAATATTTACCCTTCGAACTTAAATAAAAAGGTTATTTTTAGTTGGAGTTATCAATCAATAGCTGTGATTAGAAATTAAATTTATGTAACAATATATGGTACATCATGTTGATTGGGTAGTTGTTATCTATTtgcagaaatgattgattatcatAGGTATACAAATATACACATAGTTAATAACCACCTAACCTTTAACCTTTGGTTGAGTAGTACTCCTAAACAACTTTAGTTGGGTGTGACATGTATCTTTGAAAAAATAGGTGCGAGTTCGACTTCTGGTGGAGTTTTCTCCAAGGTTGTGCCTCTGATATCCTTCATTCTGTGCAGACCAAGTAGTTAACCTAAATCATTCCGGGTACGCTTTGCGCGATGGACgcgaggagtttcttcctaacgCGTGTGTAAGTGACAAATGAAAGTAGTCGATACCGAATTTGCCGTTATAAAAATACAAATCGTTAAGATGTAATTTGATTTTTTAAGATTTagtaattaaaaaataatataaccaatttaaattaaaaaataatataacCAATTTAACTCCAACGGGTGGCCTAGTGGTTAGGTGTTAGAAAATCTCCAAAGGAGATCAAGGTTTAATTCTCACTATCTACACTTTGGGgcttgatttttttatttttattttttaaaaaatagaaaagaaaatacGGTATTTGTGTCTTTTACATTTTTTTCAATTACTTTTTACTACTTGAATTATAAATTGAAGTGATTAAATATCTGTTTCAAAAAACAAAGATGacttacaaaaataaaaataatttttttagttGGTCTCTTAAATGTATAAATTCTTCTTTATATTTCAGAAATAATATACAAGTGTATTTGGTTAATGATCAAGCATGTTCCGGCTAGAAGGCTTAATTGAGTGCTTTCCGGATAACTTGAGTGCAAAGAGTGAGTTAGTGTTTAGGGATTGATTGTTAGCTCTCTAATAAATGTGCATACCTGGATTCGGGATTTGAATCCGCAAGGGTGACTTAACAATCAATCTACTCGGGTTTGAGTCGGTCGAATGAGTTGCTTACTGAGTGTAAAGAGAGAAGAAATTTAGAGAGATATAATGTACTTTTCACACTTAAGGAGTGTCAGTGTTTGTAAAATTGAACAATACGGATATATTTATAGGCAAGTACTAAGATTTGTATTTTTAAGGACTGACCATGTTGTCGTGTAAAAAATGATGGTTTGACCAACATTGAAAATTAGGATTGAGCCTTTTAGAGCTAAAATGGAGAGTTTACGTGGCATATCTATGATGTATGTACAATGTCAAGTACAAGGCTTACATATTACCATGGCCTAAAGTGCTTACATAGTTGTAGCCTGATAGCATCTTCCCCTTTGTGGTTGTTGAAGAAAACTTGGATGAGACCGGTATCCTTATGATACGGATACCCTATACTGAATATATAGACATCTTTTGATAATTTACATTCGGAGTATTAAAGATTCGGTGGGCGTATAGTTAGCTAAAATAAAAGCCATATTGATGATTGTAAATTTGTTAACATCAATTGGTTCAAGACTTCAACAAATGATTTTACACATATGAAAAACAATCAAACAAACGTATCCTTATTCTTATGTCAAATGATATACAGTTATACACACACATACTTTCACAACTAAAATAAGACGCATAAACATAATTATCTGGTTTTTCCTGAAATAATCACAACACAATCACATAAAATCATAGCAGAGTATATCGATATAATTGTTCTAGTATATTTGGCACTTGCCTACAATTTTATGCTTGTATTTAAGCATAACAAACGAAGTTCCTATTTAACCATAAAATCGCCTCACATTAATGGCAAGGATCCATATGATGTTTGTATCAgatgtaaacataaaaatatagaatttgattTTAGGAAACTGCAGCATGACGACCTTGCTTTACATACCACCAAATTGTGAGTCTATAATATGCAATTTACCTGCTAAAACAAGAAAACAGATTCTAGATTAGCATGCCTCATTGATAAATGAACTTATACAATTTTAAGCAAGAGACGTGAGATGATATACACATTAAAACATAAGATATGTCGGATAATACACAATTATTCATGCCAACAAATGTGCAAATTGCAAAGACTTGATAACTTTCAAGGATGATctatttaaactcaaaaataaatAGTCTGGGTAGTGAGGTTGCTAATGGGGACAAAAAAAATAGAGAATACTGAGATATATGATGCTAAAAAACTAAGTAAATACAGAGTAATAAACAAATTTAGAATAAATGGCCTTTTACAAAGACAACCTTAACATGTATACTATGCTAGAATGGAATAATGGATTGATAAGGGAATGTCGTGCCTAACCAACTACATGACCAGTCCTATAACAACCGAATGTTTTGAACCGGTTAAGAGGTGGATCCTGGATAGGTACTGGCCCGAAGACAGTTTGTACAACTCTAAATCTCTACAGTAAGACTTACCCTAATGTGTGCCTGTATAATTACAATCTTAAAGTGTGTTGAATGATTTACTTACTTTAGTGGGAAAAGAACCCAGTTAAAATAGCGTTGCAAAGCCAAAATAACTTGCACTGTGAGTAAATTAATGAGTCTCAAACGAACAACTCTATACGCTTACAGAATGTAAATTTCATCCCAATAAGCTCATTGAGCCACAAAAAACACCACTAAACGAGGTTACTAGTCATATTTCCAGTTTAGGCACAGGGTTTCAGCAGGTTTCGTCTCCTATTGTTCTTCATATAATTTCTTTTAAAAAGTTTCTAAAATGGTGATACAACACTTACTGTAAAGTGTAAACTTATGTTATGCAGATAAACATATAATATGCAAATATAACATTTAACATTGTGTACTCTAACCTCTCTGAATCCTTAAAGTACCTAGTCAAGATACTAATAACATACATAAAAATTGATAAACAACTAAACATGGCACAGCCATTTGATAAATTCATGAAATTACTTACCAAATTCTGTCCTTCAATCATTCTGCACGCTTATAAGACGAATGCTTTCTCGCAGCTCTAGCATTATCATACTCAAACTTCAACAAATTCGGTATATGCGACGTATCCTTAACATAAAACCATCTACCAAAGAAACTCTCTTCAATCAAAGGAAACACACCTCTCAACACCGAATTCACAACCCAAAACCACCCACCACCAAGAACCGCACCAAGTCCCGCACCCGCAAACACTTGAGCAACCGTATGATATCCCAAATAAACCCTAGAATACATAGTCAACAATGCCAATGGCCAAACCACAATTCCAACTAACAACATCTGTTTCCTAAACAATATCCCAATCTTCTTATACGTAAGTAACGTAAAATACGTAGCGAAAAAGAACATATACTGCGAATGACTCGAAGGCCAACCGTGTGAATCGCACATTTCAAGCATCACACAAGTTTCAGGTCTAGCTTGTTGTACGGATGTTTTCACTAATTCGTTGATGAATTGAGAGATTAATAAGCCGAATGCGAAGAACATACCTTGTAATTCACGGCGAAATAAGAAGTGAGAAATGAAACCACCGAGAGTAATGAAGACTGGAACCAGTGAAATCCATGCTAAAAAATGACCTAATTGATCGCCTTTGAAGTAACGGACGTGAGTTAGGGTTACTGCTCGTAGTTGTTGAGTTgacattgaattgaattgaattagGGTTTGGAGTGAATTTGGGTTTTTTTTTTGGAGAATGAGATCAAAGATGGTCAATGATGGTTTGACAAAATAAGATCCGTCGAGTCTCTGCAGTTTCTTAACCGTAAATCAAGGCATGTTACAAAATAcatacggttttttttttttttttttccttctttcagAATAACGAAAACTATATAACAAATTTTTTCTCGTAAAGAGAAAAGAGAAACAAGATACAAGAATCAAAAGTGGATAAGGCTCGGAAACGGAAAACTAACCATGCTAAATCTAACCCGAATCCCGTTAAGAGCCAACGAACAAACATCAAACAAACTACAACAAAGAAAAGCACTAATGTAGAAAAACAAAACTAACATCGAAGACAACTACTGACTAAACAAACAAATCCAAACACCACTAACCGATGGCCTCATTACCGGTGATGTTGGCGTCGACGTCATTGCCCGCATTGGCCTTAAAAGAAAAGGTCGCACCGCATCCGGTCCCGTCACCTATGTGATTATCCGTCGGAGGAGGACTAAAATCGCGTTTTTTAAACTCCTCGAAAAAAACCCCCTTTTCCTAACGAACGTCCGGAACCCGAGCCCACGTAAGACCACTTGCAAGACCCGTCCGTTTGAGCAGCTTTAAATGAATTTTGGATCGCACCTCCCTCTTCATCATCGTCACTTCTATCCCGTAAACTAAACGAATTACCCGGCATAAACTTCTTTTTAACCTTGGAAACCCGAATTTTCTTGTTAAAAACAAAACGCTTCTTGCACACACACCAAAACACCCATCAGTCGAACAAACACAAATTTTGTTACCCAGACCGTTACCCACTGTAAATGTAGATGTAGACGACTTCTTCCCTTGAATATTAAAATCCACTTTTGTCGAATGAAAAGTGCTCATAAATGGTACAACTTCAACGAACTCGTTTAAGTCTCTTTTTTATTAACAAAACCTTGCCTTTTAAGGGAAACATCAAGTTCCAtataggattggaccgttaggataaccgaacgtgttcattgaAGTTACTCTGTATCTTGgctgagacgacccgtccaaatccataagaacgaatacaataacatatgattacaatgcgaggtatttgacctctatatgatacattttacaaacattgtgtaACATCCAGCATTTTTCCGTTAAACTATTTTAAcgtccgtttttttttttttaaataatgcaTTCATATCTAGATTTGTACCTTCCATTATTTAGCATTTCTAATATTCGTGTTATTTAATTTATAACATCCCTCGTtgctctagcgtatttaaaatattcgttcggttaattcccgcacccgattacaaacttgagggactaatcttgccactTGGGCAAAATGGGTTAACTAGTaacctcctcaccaccacacatctcattcatcatcttcttcctcccttcttacttcccttttatgctctcaaaatcttcaaacacaaattcatcatccaaatccattCTAGCAAGTATctttcaaaacaaattgcataattggaatcctctcttcatcctctacaacttgataccaaattcatctcatttgggtaactttctaaaattattagattctttgttcttgatgtttttaacttataaagttgttagttagtgtctatggctcaagtataatatgaatacatgttttgtttgctcgatttgttgttttgagtaactagtttgaacatttgaaatgggtgtgcttaatccttgcttttggttgattaaatgttgtttaattgttaaagttcatgtattaaatgtgttactagcatcattagcttcattttgatgtgtaggttgatttagaaaagcttcatttacaaaatggttgaattcatgattttgattagggtttgacgaactctaaaatgaacttttgatgttttgaatgccatgaaatgttattagttagtgattagttgtattgtatgtttcattaccttcaaaacggcgtatcatatgtgtaaattggattcccgagtcaagaaatgcgttttacgaacttgaaacttcgattttgaacatttaacgatcatttattgaagttttcattgttgttaatgatggaattgattcatgaaatgtgtttagttgtattcctctttaaattacctttccaacgatataagatacgtgttttgaatgttaacgagtcaaaagttatggttgtttgaagttgaaatcgtctaagtgtaaactgccccagaattgctgcaccagacacagatgcgacgcatctgccttggatgcggcagatctgaggcagactgcccaaaaatgtcaattttcgcttaattctaagtatgctacgcacccccgatcaacatgaaacttggtcaacatgctcatatatgatttctaagcttaggaaaatagttcggaacccgacccgaacgtgttaactttttcgttgactttgactttgaccaagtttgactttttagtcaaacttaaccaaacacttatgcaatcattctaacttgcttttatacttgtat
The window above is part of the Rutidosis leptorrhynchoides isolate AG116_Rl617_1_P2 chromosome 1, CSIRO_AGI_Rlap_v1, whole genome shotgun sequence genome. Proteins encoded here:
- the LOC139889459 gene encoding uncharacterized protein; translation: MWQLLLAATIAGSGYFAKQLLYRNDYKPTNDSSKNAQIDDADDKASIFRFSSASNESKILGKKLKGGIKGKNERKLGSDKKLSDDQMKNGRKFAVCLKKRRIGKNASAKCDSSDVKDKSSFGYGVGVGMMYMMSTGKAEIDKLNTTVDETAKMVQELKSEICKMKSLCDSKIERIANVKRSGIKSGQSSFKNGDFVEDHGLLLMSDEGGYASSILTEDPHRDVAEMDQLEAELESELLKLQLSATQTSSCFQNETSTENLAKSHVVLDYESNHCKSVMPSELNQKLCHLLIEQQESQIVDLECELQHTNSKLVEKESELQALKDCVKRLTDFSLTCPTDEEREDQVHESPNKMINGNGRSMVGIKRTIDFE
- the LOC139865638 gene encoding lipid phosphate phosphatase gamma-like, translated to MSTQQLRAVTLTHVRYFKGDQLGHFLAWISLVPVFITLGGFISHFLFRRELQGMFFAFGLLISQFINELVKTSVQQARPETCVMLEMCDSHGWPSSHSQYMFFFATYFTLLTYKKIGILFRKQMLLVGIVVWPLALLTMYSRVYLGYHTVAQVFAGAGLGAVLGGGWFWVVNSVLRGVFPLIEESFFGRWFYVKDTSHIPNLLKFEYDNARAARKHSSYKRAE